A window from Granulicella tundricola MP5ACTX9 encodes these proteins:
- a CDS encoding helix-turn-helix domain-containing protein yields MDVDYKGFSKALGERIRKFRKERGWKHSDIIANSGINDSQWRKYERGSGITAESMLKIAACFKMSVSDLLRGLGDGPIATPGSAPEAVFPVQATARNSVNTKPPAVPRSAKISV; encoded by the coding sequence ATGGATGTGGATTACAAAGGATTTTCAAAGGCACTTGGCGAACGCATCCGAAAGTTCCGGAAAGAACGGGGCTGGAAACACTCGGACATTATCGCTAACAGCGGTATTAACGACTCGCAATGGCGCAAATATGAGCGCGGAAGCGGCATCACCGCCGAGTCGATGCTCAAGATCGCTGCGTGCTTTAAGATGTCTGTATCGGATCTTCTTCGGGGCTTAGGCGACGGCCCCATAGCAACGCCAGGAAGTGCTCCGGAGGCTGTGTTTCCAGTTCAGGCCACAGCCAGAAACTCGGTGAACACCAAGCCCCCAGCCGTTCCCCGCAGTGCGAAGATAAGCGTTTGA
- a CDS encoding VirB3 family type IV secretion system protein — translation MTRRGEPLPINQAMNRSRAKLGLELPTWMAIAFVSIVVFLAGFRFTAILTFPTLVLGAWLTVRTHPKMFQIWGLSLGQKAYYDPRKD, via the coding sequence ATGACCAGACGTGGAGAACCATTACCGATCAATCAGGCGATGAACAGGTCCCGGGCAAAACTTGGGCTTGAGCTTCCAACGTGGATGGCTATCGCCTTTGTCTCGATAGTGGTTTTCCTCGCCGGGTTTCGCTTCACCGCCATCCTGACCTTCCCCACCCTTGTTCTTGGGGCTTGGCTCACGGTTCGCACTCACCCAAAGATGTTCCAGATATGGGGCTTGAGCCTCGGACAGAAGGCCTACTATGACCCTCGCAAAGACTAA
- a CDS encoding TrbG/VirB9 family P-type conjugative transfer protein, producing MKTPTTLLSGLILAGCTAIGFASTTPSPAHHLQPNPPRTIAVHDSEAPPVVRTGILQSTLIMLPAEEKVATVFGGNTADWVFDGGHVASRFISVKPKVANSTTNVHIVSDHGNEYTLQLTEITGDLDQHFDSKVFVTPGDQPGKDKLAAMPVFVPAAELEKAKQETEAARAAETAAVKAQTTKAEQYRSSYPGTLHFDYSWDPRKGRELGLQQIWHDDRFTYLRGQFQETPALYEMKDGKPSLINFDFADGLYTIPKDVAHGYLEIGKKKVDFNRTGEVK from the coding sequence TTGAAAACCCCCACGACGCTTCTCTCCGGACTCATCCTCGCTGGCTGCACCGCTATCGGGTTCGCCAGCACAACCCCCAGCCCCGCTCACCACCTCCAGCCCAACCCGCCTCGCACCATCGCCGTGCACGACAGCGAAGCGCCGCCCGTCGTCCGCACTGGAATCCTTCAATCCACTCTCATCATGCTTCCAGCGGAAGAGAAGGTTGCGACCGTCTTTGGAGGCAACACGGCAGACTGGGTTTTCGACGGCGGCCACGTTGCCAGCCGCTTCATCTCCGTCAAGCCGAAGGTCGCCAACAGCACCACCAACGTCCACATCGTGTCCGACCACGGTAACGAGTACACGCTCCAGCTCACCGAGATCACCGGCGATCTCGATCAGCACTTCGATTCCAAGGTCTTCGTAACCCCGGGCGATCAGCCTGGCAAAGACAAGCTCGCCGCCATGCCCGTCTTCGTGCCTGCAGCGGAGCTGGAGAAGGCGAAGCAAGAAACCGAGGCAGCAAGGGCCGCTGAAACGGCAGCAGTCAAAGCTCAGACCACCAAGGCTGAGCAGTACCGCAGCAGCTATCCCGGCACGCTGCACTTCGATTACTCGTGGGATCCACGCAAGGGAAGGGAATTGGGCCTGCAGCAGATCTGGCACGACGACCGCTTTACCTACCTGCGCGGACAGTTCCAGGAGACGCCCGCCCTCTACGAGATGAAGGACGGCAAGCCTTCCCTCATCAACTTTGATTTCGCAGATGGCCTCTACACAATTCCCAAAGACGTTGCGCACGGCTATCTCGAAATCGGCAAGAAGAAGGTCGACTTCAACCGCACCGGAGAGGTGAAATAG
- a CDS encoding PDDEXK nuclease domain-containing protein, translating into MWEGCAVSHGYDFRSANEDELWERQVSDKQDENAEATDLIGPEGYGSIRNEIVGLLEAARAASIRSVNALMTASYWEIGRRIVEYEQRGDKRAEYGEELIKQLAGDLTRQFGRGFGAVNLSQMRRFYMEWPTQQIFQTLSEKSVPLSELASRFPLPWSAYVRLLSVKNPLARTFYETEALRSGWSVRQLDRQIGSQFYERLALSQTKAAMLEKQQIPSSEDLVTPEEAIKDPFVLEFLGLKDEYSESDLEEALILNLTDFLLELGDDFAFLGRQRRLRIDDTWFRIDLIFFHRRLRCLVIIDLKAGRFGYADAGQMHLYLNYAREHWMKPGENPPVGLILCAEKGASEAHYALDNLPNKVLAAEYKTVLPDERLFAEELERSRLKLDRRQSK; encoded by the coding sequence ATGTGGGAGGGCTGCGCTGTGAGTCACGGATACGATTTCCGCAGCGCCAACGAGGATGAATTGTGGGAGCGCCAGGTGTCAGATAAGCAGGATGAAAACGCGGAAGCGACTGACCTGATCGGGCCTGAGGGCTACGGCAGCATACGAAACGAAATTGTTGGATTGCTCGAGGCAGCTCGGGCAGCCTCGATTCGAAGCGTCAACGCCCTGATGACGGCCAGCTATTGGGAGATCGGTCGCCGGATCGTGGAATACGAGCAGCGAGGCGACAAACGGGCGGAGTATGGAGAAGAACTGATCAAACAACTGGCAGGTGATCTCACCCGTCAGTTCGGGCGCGGCTTTGGCGCCGTCAACCTGAGCCAGATGCGACGCTTCTACATGGAGTGGCCGACTCAGCAGATTTTTCAGACGCTGTCTGAGAAATCGGTGCCCCTCTCGGAGCTCGCATCCAGATTCCCGTTGCCTTGGTCGGCTTACGTGAGACTACTTTCTGTCAAGAATCCCCTTGCGCGTACTTTCTACGAAACGGAGGCACTGCGCTCCGGGTGGTCGGTACGGCAGCTTGATCGCCAGATCGGAAGCCAGTTCTACGAACGTCTCGCGCTCTCTCAGACGAAAGCGGCCATGCTGGAAAAACAGCAGATTCCTTCATCCGAAGATCTTGTGACACCGGAGGAAGCTATCAAGGATCCGTTCGTCCTCGAATTCCTCGGGTTAAAGGACGAGTACTCGGAGTCCGACCTGGAAGAGGCACTCATTCTCAATCTGACCGACTTCCTGCTGGAGCTCGGGGACGATTTCGCCTTCCTCGGCCGGCAGCGGCGCCTCCGAATTGACGACACGTGGTTCCGAATCGATCTCATCTTCTTTCACCGTCGATTGCGCTGTCTGGTAATCATCGACCTCAAAGCAGGGCGGTTTGGCTATGCGGATGCCGGCCAGATGCACCTTTATCTTAACTACGCACGGGAACATTGGATGAAGCCAGGGGAGAATCCGCCCGTGGGCTTGATCCTCTGTGCTGAGAAGGGCGCTTCTGAAGCTCACTATGCGCTGGACAATCTTCCAAACAAGGTGCTTGCCGCTGAATACAAGACGGTGCTTCCAGACGAAAGACTCTTTGCCGAGGAGTTGGAGCGCTCTCGGTTGAAGCTCGACCGAAGACAATCCAAGTAA
- a CDS encoding RepB family DNA primase, with translation MLPGLDGITATNLIERLSLLKYRNARGSHIYIRPSGEHRYTALDDLSEVSLARLAADGFAPCAVVETSAGNFQVWLKHPAVFPKLLGTFAAQTLAARYDADPSAADWRRFGRLPGFTNCKPKYKRPDGLFPFVHLRSNTGGQYPMAETFVREITRLYEAREQEREARRLQASLSPQRGPRLSNLSLERFRTSSKYQDRPAAADIAFCVAAYANGMDEARIERALEDDYLSCDPSPSKRSSYIRRTMTKARDWAIR, from the coding sequence ATGCTCCCAGGTCTCGACGGGATTACGGCTACAAACCTGATCGAACGACTCTCCCTGCTCAAGTACCGCAATGCCCGCGGCTCTCATATCTACATCCGCCCTTCCGGGGAGCATCGCTACACTGCCCTCGACGACCTCTCCGAGGTCTCGCTCGCGAGGCTCGCCGCTGACGGCTTCGCTCCGTGCGCCGTCGTCGAGACCAGTGCCGGCAACTTCCAGGTCTGGCTCAAACACCCGGCAGTCTTTCCCAAACTCCTCGGCACCTTTGCAGCGCAGACGCTGGCAGCTCGCTACGACGCCGATCCGAGCGCTGCAGACTGGAGGCGGTTCGGCAGGTTGCCCGGTTTTACGAACTGCAAACCGAAGTACAAGCGCCCGGATGGACTCTTCCCTTTCGTTCATCTTAGGAGCAACACCGGTGGGCAGTACCCGATGGCCGAGACCTTCGTCAGGGAGATCACCAGGCTCTACGAAGCACGGGAGCAGGAGCGTGAGGCAAGACGCCTGCAGGCTTCTCTTTCTCCCCAGAGGGGACCGAGGTTGTCCAATCTGTCGCTGGAACGCTTCCGGACCTCCAGCAAGTATCAGGACCGCCCCGCCGCTGCAGACATCGCCTTCTGTGTCGCCGCTTACGCCAATGGCATGGATGAAGCCAGGATCGAACGTGCCCTTGAAGACGACTATCTCTCATGCGATCCCAGTCCCTCCAAGCGCTCCTCCTACATCCGGCGAACCATGACGAAAGCGAGAGACTGGGCGATCCGCTAA
- a CDS encoding ParA family protein, producing MPVIVAANPKGGSGKSTTCIVLGTTLAAQGASVRIIDADPQRTLGRWGEGSSAFREIVVTPTSGEDLTVLIDRLQSRFQFVFIDVQGTANQEMVAAMSRADLVLIPMQAKTADAEVATRAIGLLRTQENLFKRSIPHAIVFIRTSPIIVTREEKEIRTNIETAGVPRFVASLNERTAFSHIFAYKQSLGELNSKDTNGLQAAQQNAVELTAEMVQLLRKQLVATA from the coding sequence ATGCCAGTTATCGTCGCGGCAAACCCAAAAGGTGGTAGCGGCAAATCCACCACCTGCATTGTTCTAGGAACCACGCTGGCGGCTCAGGGGGCGTCAGTCCGCATCATCGACGCCGACCCTCAGAGGACACTAGGCCGTTGGGGAGAAGGCAGTAGTGCCTTCCGAGAAATAGTGGTCACACCCACAAGCGGTGAGGACCTCACAGTTCTAATCGATAGACTCCAATCAAGATTTCAATTTGTTTTCATCGATGTGCAGGGCACAGCCAATCAAGAGATGGTCGCAGCCATGTCAAGAGCTGATCTAGTCTTGATTCCAATGCAGGCAAAAACCGCGGACGCGGAGGTCGCAACTAGAGCCATCGGCCTCTTACGAACTCAAGAAAATTTATTCAAACGCAGCATTCCTCACGCCATCGTCTTCATTAGGACAAGTCCGATCATTGTGACGAGAGAAGAAAAGGAAATTAGAACCAATATAGAGACGGCCGGTGTTCCCCGTTTTGTCGCCAGTTTGAACGAACGAACTGCTTTCTCTCACATCTTCGCCTATAAACAGTCGCTTGGAGAACTGAACTCCAAGGACACAAATGGCCTTCAGGCCGCTCAACAAAACGCTGTCGAGTTGACAGCTGAGATGGTTCAACTGCTTCGTAAGCAACTGGTGGCTACCGCATGA
- a CDS encoding VirB4 family type IV secretion system protein: MTLAKTNQHKQTPWFAQAGAACSIVPISRFVSERDFALKGEGYGCLFSLTGKDEESLTDQEIEATVRDIEGATRGLPEGFCLHQYVRVRSGLDIPRQDGYESPITEGFVADRVGFLNRTAKFRRIDLHWCLTVEPATSNPLSRKPSDHAEDTSQMLASLQKAAITLESHLSSSLGLKIVRKEEAFRFFSYLFNLEEWAGLDHLRADTGVDRQIVKSPVSWHKDHLRVGKRYVQLFSLQTSPEASRPCLFADLMKLDCDTILCSTWRPRSHTAVRKEIDQQEKFISFFKVGVLSRVMSGRDSASLDSTAGAKAASLSVDDLSGVIRELDKKSQGIYSLSLLCAADSAEQLQAVTPSVHRIFVEARAQVVAETLGNLSAFYAMFPGNRKFQVFETWLGENHHARLSNAFAPHTGHPYSEDLDAEYLNIFETRSGTPYYQDVYVNGVRVMLILGPTGTGKSVHGNQAVSHEQKYNGFTFIFDIGGSYESVVELYGGKVDRVGKDGPRVNPFALEPTESNLKFLYSFMKLLLVNGGAELTPEDDDVIFNAVQDMYLLDPENRRLSSLFLPKHLQRYLSKWVGKGIYSAVFDNVKDELSLSRLQCFDFQGVNNAQYADLVEPLMVWLLRRIDDVLYDPANLGVPKHVLIEELFSSMKNKQLLDAALSSIKTVRKNLGGVTLIGQSANDLGDNADSIVNSCTSFLFLRDATFNRPHYKQLFKMTDHQLDLFESLREREGLYIRRDGQTKVVTLNLDPHSYAKFSTKPKDKVRRSKLVAKYGLHEGIDRFVQGELA; the protein is encoded by the coding sequence ATGACCCTCGCAAAGACTAACCAGCACAAACAAACGCCATGGTTCGCCCAGGCCGGGGCGGCCTGCAGCATCGTCCCGATCTCGCGCTTTGTCTCGGAACGCGACTTCGCACTGAAAGGCGAAGGCTACGGTTGCTTGTTCTCTCTTACCGGGAAAGACGAGGAGAGCCTGACAGACCAGGAGATCGAAGCGACGGTGCGCGACATCGAGGGTGCTACGCGCGGCCTTCCTGAGGGTTTTTGTCTCCATCAGTACGTTCGCGTGAGGTCCGGTCTCGACATCCCACGGCAGGACGGCTATGAGAGTCCCATCACCGAGGGTTTCGTAGCCGATCGCGTCGGTTTCCTGAATCGCACGGCCAAATTCCGCCGCATCGATCTTCACTGGTGCCTTACCGTTGAACCGGCTACCAGCAACCCACTCTCACGGAAACCGTCCGACCACGCAGAGGACACCTCCCAGATGCTCGCCAGCCTTCAGAAGGCGGCCATCACCCTTGAATCGCATCTGTCGTCTTCTCTGGGCCTGAAGATCGTACGGAAGGAGGAAGCCTTCCGCTTCTTCTCTTATCTTTTCAACCTGGAGGAATGGGCCGGGCTCGATCACCTCCGCGCTGACACCGGCGTTGATCGCCAGATCGTCAAGAGTCCCGTCTCCTGGCACAAGGATCACCTCAGGGTAGGGAAGCGGTACGTTCAACTCTTCTCTCTCCAGACCAGTCCTGAAGCATCCCGCCCTTGCCTATTCGCAGACCTGATGAAGCTCGATTGTGACACGATCCTCTGCTCTACCTGGCGGCCGCGATCGCACACCGCAGTTCGTAAGGAGATCGACCAACAGGAGAAGTTCATCAGCTTTTTCAAGGTAGGCGTTCTCTCCCGCGTGATGAGCGGTCGGGATTCTGCATCGCTCGATTCGACGGCCGGCGCGAAAGCGGCTAGCCTTAGCGTCGACGATCTCAGCGGCGTCATCCGCGAACTGGACAAGAAATCACAGGGCATCTACAGCCTGTCTCTTCTTTGCGCGGCCGACAGTGCCGAGCAGCTGCAGGCCGTGACGCCTTCAGTTCATCGCATCTTCGTTGAAGCCCGGGCCCAGGTGGTCGCGGAGACGCTCGGCAATCTTTCAGCCTTTTACGCCATGTTTCCCGGCAACCGAAAGTTCCAGGTCTTCGAGACCTGGTTGGGCGAGAACCATCATGCCCGCCTGTCAAATGCGTTTGCACCTCACACCGGCCACCCTTATTCCGAGGATCTCGATGCGGAGTATCTGAACATCTTCGAGACGCGCTCAGGAACGCCGTACTACCAGGATGTGTATGTAAACGGGGTCCGCGTGATGCTGATTTTGGGGCCAACCGGGACCGGAAAGTCCGTCCACGGAAACCAAGCCGTTTCGCATGAACAGAAATACAACGGATTTACCTTCATTTTCGACATCGGCGGCAGCTATGAAAGCGTCGTCGAGCTCTACGGCGGCAAGGTCGACCGAGTGGGGAAGGACGGTCCCAGAGTAAACCCTTTTGCCCTTGAACCTACCGAAAGCAACCTGAAATTTCTGTATTCGTTCATGAAGCTGCTGCTGGTCAACGGCGGAGCCGAGCTCACGCCCGAAGACGACGACGTGATCTTCAATGCAGTCCAGGATATGTATCTCCTCGATCCTGAGAACCGCCGCCTCTCCAGCCTCTTTCTCCCCAAGCACCTGCAGCGGTACCTCTCGAAGTGGGTTGGAAAGGGCATCTACAGCGCCGTCTTTGACAACGTGAAGGACGAACTCTCTCTCTCACGCCTCCAGTGCTTCGACTTCCAGGGTGTAAACAACGCGCAGTACGCCGACCTGGTTGAACCTCTGATGGTGTGGCTGTTGCGACGGATCGACGATGTTCTCTACGATCCTGCAAATCTCGGTGTCCCGAAGCATGTGCTGATCGAGGAGCTGTTCTCTTCAATGAAGAACAAGCAGCTGCTCGACGCGGCGCTCTCCAGCATCAAGACCGTACGCAAAAACCTCGGCGGCGTCACCCTCATCGGCCAGTCAGCAAACGACCTGGGCGATAACGCCGACAGCATCGTGAACTCCTGCACCTCTTTCCTTTTCCTGAGGGATGCAACCTTCAACCGGCCCCACTACAAGCAGCTTTTCAAGATGACGGATCACCAGCTCGACCTTTTCGAAAGCCTGCGTGAGCGCGAGGGGCTTTACATCCGGCGCGACGGCCAGACCAAGGTTGTCACGTTGAACCTCGACCCTCACAGCTACGCCAAGTTCTCAACCAAACCCAAAGATAAGGTGCGCCGATCCAAGCTGGTCGCCAAGTATGGCCTCCACGAGGGTATCGATCGCTTCGTCCAGGGCGAACTCGCTTAG
- a CDS encoding tyrosine-type recombinase/integrase, whose amino-acid sequence MLAELEVSTLQQRENRWVLADLEGKGRRIRTVAVPVWVKKGIDAWQEEAGIDKGRLLRSVGKNGKVRGETLSDWAVWSVVEQAAKEIGIERFGAHDLRRTCAKLCRKAGGGSRAD is encoded by the coding sequence ATGCTCGCCGAACTTGAAGTCTCAACCCTCCAGCAGCGGGAGAATCGCTGGGTGCTTGCCGACCTCGAAGGAAAGGGAAGGCGGATTCGCACCGTGGCCGTACCCGTCTGGGTCAAGAAGGGAATCGATGCCTGGCAGGAGGAAGCCGGGATCGACAAGGGCCGGCTGCTTCGGTCCGTCGGGAAGAACGGAAAGGTGCGGGGAGAGACGCTGAGTGATTGGGCTGTGTGGTCGGTCGTCGAGCAGGCGGCCAAGGAGATCGGGATCGAGCGCTTCGGGGCTCATGATCTCCGGCGGACCTGCGCGAAGCTGTGCCGGAAGGCCGGTGGGGGATCTAGAGCAGATTAA
- a CDS encoding single-stranded DNA-binding protein: MRMKTLNRAAPFRFAFLSAFSVPRSRHPRPSDARSPSQNPLCASARCGLLPQDKLESPSADPIQSPREWVATAHPLGKHVPQTADKPEETEPNTMFNKVILIGRLGQNAEAKTAQNNKDYVVLNIATQESWKNDKGDYENRTEWHRVYAWRNLSKFARTLQKGQLITLEGVLRYREVVEDVEGAKFKHRIAEIHAISMKRLSKVEADDDPSDGADDE, encoded by the coding sequence ATGAGGATGAAGACGTTGAACAGGGCGGCTCCCTTCCGGTTTGCCTTTCTGTCTGCGTTCAGCGTGCCGCGCTCAAGACACCCACGCCCTTCGGACGCACGCTCTCCTTCCCAGAACCCGCTATGCGCCTCTGCGAGGTGCGGACTCCTGCCCCAAGACAAGCTTGAGTCCCCTTCCGCAGATCCTATCCAGTCGCCGAGGGAGTGGGTCGCGACGGCACACCCGTTGGGCAAGCATGTACCGCAGACAGCGGACAAACCAGAAGAAACGGAGCCCAACACCATGTTCAACAAAGTCATCCTCATCGGCCGCCTCGGACAGAACGCAGAAGCCAAAACCGCTCAGAACAACAAAGACTATGTCGTCCTCAACATTGCAACCCAGGAAAGCTGGAAGAACGACAAGGGCGACTACGAGAACCGAACCGAATGGCACCGTGTCTATGCCTGGAGGAATCTCTCGAAGTTCGCCAGGACGCTCCAGAAGGGGCAGCTCATTACGTTGGAGGGAGTTCTCCGGTATCGCGAGGTCGTGGAAGATGTCGAAGGAGCTAAGTTCAAGCACCGGATCGCTGAGATCCATGCCATCAGCATGAAGCGGCTCTCGAAAGTTGAGGCCGATGATGATCCTTCGGACGGAGCTGACGACGAGTAA